The following DNA comes from Nitrospirota bacterium.
TCGCCGCGCGGAGGCGTTCCTACCGCGATAAAAATTACCAGTGAGGACTCTACGGTTTTTGCTATAGATGAAGTAAAGCTGATGCGTTTTGCCTTTATGTTGTTGTGAAGCAGCTCTTCAAGGCCCGGTTCATAAAAGGGAACCTTTCCTTTCTTTAATTTGCTTATCTTTTTTTCGTCATTGTCAACGCAGGTAACATTAAACCCGAACTCTGCAAAACATGCCCCGGTTATTAACCCGACGTATCCTGTGCCTATAATGGCGATATTCATATCTTCCCCTCGGCCTCTTTAATTATCTTCCTGAATTTGGAATATTTTTTAAAAGTATAAACTGAATATAAACAGGCTAATATTATGCCATAAAGGCCGTCGAGCATTCCCAGCCGTAGAAAATACATCCTGATAAAAGTCGCCGGCGGCCTGAAGACAAGATCAAATAGAGAGGCTTTCCGCCTTTGTTTATAAAGCTCTTTTGCGGCAAGGCCGGAATACTTCTCCATCCTCTTCATGAAATCATCCACACCGCTGTAAGTGTAGTGTATTATGGGGTTCTCAAGGCGGGCTGTCTTTCCGCTGACCTTTATCGCCTCATGCACCTCTCTATCCTCGAACGCGCCTTTCTCACGTTTAAATAACCTCAATGTATAATCAGGCCACCATCCGCCGTGGCGTATCCATTTATTTGAAAAGAAGTTTTTGCGCGCGATGTAATATCCGTCTGCCGGAGCAGTGCCTGTCATCGTTCTCACTATCTCTGACTTAAGATCTTCTGATACGCGCTCATCAGCATCAAGGACAAGGATCCATGGATGCGTGGTCAGGCTGACGGCGGTGTTCTTCTGGGCTGAAAAACCCGCCCACTTTACACTATAAACCTTGTCGGTGTACTCTCTGCATATCTCCTGAGTCCTATCCGTGCTGAAAGAATCAACGACCACGATCTCATCAGCCCACTCCACGCTTTCAAGCGCGTCCCGGATATTCTCTTCTTCGTTATATGTGATTATGGCAACTGAAAGCATGAGTTATTTTATAAAATAATTCCTCGATTATTTTTGTCATTCCCGCTTGTCGGGAATCTTTTTTGATGCGGATTCCGGACGAGCCGGAATGACATCAAAAAACTATGATTAATTTATTGTTAATACGCACCTTCTGAAAGCTTTACTTTGAAATTCCCTGCCTTCGTCTGGATCTCTATCATCACAGGTATCCTTTTCTCGTCATCTGAAAGCCAGATATATACATCTCCTTTTTTAAGGAACAATCCCTCTGATCTAAACATTGGCTTTATCAGTATTGTATCAAACTCTCCGGCAGGCACGCGTATCTTCTCTTTCTTTATAACCTGCACCTCGGTCTTCCAGGTTTTTTTGTCTTCGAATATATCCAGGTATTCCGGCACCCCGACCTTCAAAGGCCGCTTTCTTAATTCGTAAAGCGCTGATAATGCGTCATACGCCTTGCCTTCCAGTTCGAACTCAACGGTCTCTTTGTCAAGGATATTTCTGTAAACAACCTTCTGTTTTCCGTCTTCGACAGGGACTTCAAAAGCGGTTGCCTTCTCCCTCCTGTGCCGTCCCTCCCGGATACTTATCGTGTAGCTTTTTGGAAATCCGTCACTGTAAAGGGTGCTCTGCGCGATATCATCGACCTTGTAGAATAATGATACAAATGAGGTGGATGTTTCATGTGACGTTATCCTGACCCCTTCTTCTGTATTTGCAAAATCCATAGTCGCCTTGCCCGCCTTGATCCCTGACCAATAGATATGGTAAACAAAATTTTCAGGCAGCCTTTGTCCTGCTTCAGAGGGCGGTGAATAGAAAAACAGGCAGGAGATGAAAATCAGACAAATCATGCTGAACCTTCCGGCAGTTATTTTCATAAGTATCTCCTTAATGCGTTATAGGCGGTTTCTACAGTTATCCCTTTCATGCAGACGAGGTCTTTGCATCTCCTTTTAAAACACGGGCTGCACTTTGCCGACGCCCTGAGCACATTAAGGTCTTTATTGTTCTGCCATCCGTACGGCCCGGTCTTTTCATAGTCCGTGGGGCCGAAGAAAGCGATGACCGGTTTATTCAAAGCGGCTGCGATATGCATCGGGCCTGAATCATTGCTCACAACGGCCCTGGCTCCGTCTATAAGCGCGATGAGTTCCTTCAGGTCTGTTTTGCCGCAGAGATCGATGATCTTTCCGGGAGATTCATCTTTTATCTCCTGAACTATCGCCATGTCTGAAAGGCTGCCGGTAATAACGACCGGCATATTTATTTTAGATATGAGAGAGGCAAAGTATTCAGGAGGCCATCGCTTGCTCATCCACCTTGCAGACGGGGCTATCAATACATATTCACTGCTGTCTTTCAATAGTTCCGTTATCTTGTCACGGGCTGAGCTGTTAACATAGAGCGGGAAGTCAATCTTCTTTACTGACGCGCCTATAGCCTTTGCAATGAGCAGATTTTTATCTACGGCGTGCACGGCGTTTTGTGCTGAAACCTTTTTGCCATAAAACAGGCTACTGCCTTCGCGGCCGTCGGCAAAGCCTATCTTTAAAGCCCCGGGCGTGAAATGCGTTATAAGGCCGCTCCTCAGCAGTCCCTGAAGGTCTGCTATGATCTCATAATATTTAGTGTTCAGTATTCTTTTAAACTTCCTGATCTCAATTATGGTTTTTGGAAGATTTTTTAAAGCCTTCATGGAGTCCTTGTCAAAGACTATCAGTTCGTTGATCAGAGGATTCCCCTCAAGCAGGCCCTTAAGATTTTTGCTCACCACCCAGTCGACTTGTGATTCAGGATAGGTGTCTTTCACAGCCTTTAAAAAGGGGAGGGCGTGAATAATGTCTCCCAAAGAGCTGGGCTTTATGATAAGTATCTTCATAACTTTCTCTTCTCTTCTTCCAATATCCAGTCAGCCGCTTGATTTATATCTGCGGCAACATAAGAAGCGATTGTGATTTCAGGAGCTTCTTTTGCTAATAAAATTCCTGTCACGCCTGTCTTTTTCCCGAGCAGAACATCCAGTTCTTTATCACCTATCATATATGATTTTTTCAGATTGATATTATGCTTCTGCCTCGCATTAAGCAGCATTAAAGGCTCGGGCTTTCTGCAATCGCACTTTTCATCAGGGTGATGAGGGCAATAGAAAAAGTCATCTATCCCAAGCTCTTTCTGAAGAAAGGCGTTGGATTCCATTAAAAAATTCTCATCCACAATTCCCCTTGCAATGCCTGACTGGTTTGTTATGCCGATAAGTTTGAAGCCGGCATCTTTCAGCCTCTTAATCCCCTCTCTTATATTCGGCAGTATGACAAGATCATCAAAGCTGTTGAGATAGTTTTTATCTTCTATAAGAGTGCCGTCCTTGTCCAGAAAGACCGCTCTTTCTTTCGGCAATATTTCTATGAGAGCGCTGAATACCTCATCGCCTGTTATCCCGGTCATGCACTTAAGATGTCCCTCAGGGCACTCTCTCTCAAGACATGGAGCGCATGGCAAATTACTTGTGATGATCTTATGCCCCTCTCCAAACGGGCCTGTTGCAGTAGAGTCGGTCGAGCCGAATATGGCGACGGTCGGCACAAGGAGAGCGGATGCCATATGCATAGGGCCGGAATCATTTGTTATGAATGCGTCGCACTCTGAGATAAGTGAAGCAAGCTGCCTGATATCTGTCTTGCCTGCCATTATCATGATATCTTTTGAATGGCCAGGGCAGAGACCAGCTATCTCATTGGCTATCTCTGTTTCAGAAGGGCCGCCGAATATTATCACCCTTCCGTTAAGTTCATCAACTATCCTTTTTATCACCTCTGCAAAGCTCTCAGGCATCCATCTTTTTGCAGAGCCGTAAGCAGCTCCGGGATTGATACCGATGATAGGAGAGTTCTGTATCTGAAGCGGCGAGCTGTTTATAAGTGACCTTGCCCATTCCCTTTCTTTGTCAGTCAGATATATATACGGATGAGTGAACCGGGCATCGATCCCGGCTTGATTCAGCAGGCCGAGGTAGTAATTTATCTGATGTTTCTTCAGGCTCTCTTTCTCAACCGGAATTGATTTAGTGAGCAGAAAACCTCTTGCGTCTCTTGCGTATCCGATACGTTCCGGTATCCCGGCAAGCCATGTTATAAGAGCCGCGTCAAAGGCGTTCTGAAGAAGTATCACCTTATCAAATCCCTTCTGCCTTAACTCTTTTGCAAGCCTGAATTTACCGGCAAGAGAGTCATATTCTTTTTCGTAAAGAATGATCTCATCTATGTCGCGGTTCTCTTTGAAAATATCCGCAACCCACGGTTTGACAAGCAGGCTTATATGAGCGTCAGGGAACTCATGCCGCACCGCGCTTATTGCAGGTATCGTAAGCACGGCATCACCGATCCAGTTGACCCCGCGGATAAGGATTCGTTTAATGTTTTCTGTAGGTTTGTTTGTCATTATGAAGGATATCAGAATTAACTAAGAATTCATTGAACATGGCTTTTATGCCTTATTGTTCTTTGGTGCTATTTTTTCAAGCTCTGATATTAAAGGCGGGATATCTTCGTTAATTGTTTTCCAGAGGATGTCGAGATTGATTTCAAAATACGCGTGGATCAGCCGGTTTCTCATGCCGATGATCTTATTCCAGGGGATCTGCGGCAATTCTCCCCTGCGTTCTACTGTTACATTTACGGCTGCTTCTCCAATAATCTCAATATCCTTCACAACGGCAAGAATCATCTGCCGGTTGGTATTAAGTGATTCTTTCGTTTGATCTTTTATAAATGAAATAGCTTCCTGTGCCGCCTCCAGCATATGCAGCAGACGCACGGAATCATCTTTTCGCATATTGAACCTTTGCGGAATCGACAACCTCTTGCCTGAAATAACGGCTTAATTCCTGCGGCGTTCTCAAGTCAACTTTGCGTCCGAGTATTTCTGAAAGCTCGATTTCTATTCCTGCCAGAGTGATAAAACCGGGGATGTGGTCAGGGTCGAATTCAACGAGAAAATCAATATCGCTGTCCGGGCCAAAATCGCCGTGGAGAATAGAACCAAAAAGCGACAATTTAGAGATATGATTTTTTTTGCAAAACTCCGCTATTTTTTCTTTCGGCAGATCAATATGCGCCTTTCCCATTATTCCACTACCTGATATTCCATTTGTTTTTATTGTATATCAACCTATCTGTTTTTTTCTAATCGGCTTCTTCGTTTTCCCACTCCATACTGTCACAAAATCTAACCCCGCGGATAAGGATTCGTTTAATATCTTCTTCCATGACTCAATTTGAACCGTCTGTGTATCCACAGCCATTCAGACGGATTTTCTTTGATATAGGCTTCAATGATTTTAGTAAATATCTGCGTATTGAATATTACATCATCTTCCTTGTTCTCTGTTATCCTGAGCGGTATCTCTCTATAGCATTTTATCCGGTGTCTTCCATTGCCGAGGTAATTGATAAATATCGGCATGACCGCTGCGCCTGTCTTCATGGCTAATAAGGCCGGGGTCTTCATGGCATGTACCTTTTCGCCGAAGAACTCTACAACAACAGCCTCGTTCTCTACAACGCTCTGGTCCATAAGAAGGCCGACAGAGCCGCCTTTTTTTAGGATAGCAAGTATCTCTTTCAGAGCGCCTTTTTTATTAATGACTTTATTGCCGTGTCTTGTTCTCAAGTGCTCAATGCATCTGTTCAGGTAGGGGTTATTGAGCGGCCTCGCAACTGCGGCGGAAGGCAGGGATTTCCATGCCTTTGCAAAAGAGGTGAGTTCCCAGTTGCCGCAATGGCCGGTAATGAGAATGACACCGCGTCCTTTTGCCATGGCCTCTTCATAAACTTCAATGCCCTCAAAGACGATGTCTTTCAGTATCGCTCTTCTTCCGAGCATGAGCATTGAGACCTCAGCTATCGACCTTCCGAGATTGATGAAGTGCTGCTTAACAATCTGTTGCGGAGGTTCTGTGATATTAAGGCCTCCGCTTACGGCTATCTCAATATTTTTCAGCGCGATCCTTCTCTTGTCTTTGAAGATGAGGAAGAGGCCGGAGCCTAAAAATTCTCCAAGCCGGGTTGATATCCTCCTCGGCAGCATTCCGAGGAGGAAGAGCGGAGCAAGTATTAAAAAAGTTTCAAGGAGCCAGATAAGGTGTTTGAACGCATTAGGCTTTTCAACTGCCGAACGCTCAGGCCTCATTTTGTGTCGGCAGTCTTTTTAGAGCTTTTTTTAGGCGCTTTCTTCTCAGGCTTGTCTTTCGATGCCTTTGAGAGTTCAAGGAGTTTTTCAGCCACAAGGAAGTTGACAGTTCCTTTGGGATATTTTCCGTCGGGCATTATCTCCCCGGCCGGCATCCCCATGAGTATCTCTATGCCGTCTTCAATATTGTCTATCGAGTAGATGTTGAACTTGCCGTCCATTACAGCCTGGAAGACCTCGTTCCTGACCATGAGGTTGATAAGGTTGCGCCTCGGGATGATAACACCCTGCTTTCCGGTAAGGCCGCTGACCTTGCAGAACTCAAAGAAGCCCTCAATCTTTTCATTGACTCCGCCGATGGGCTGGACCTCGCCGTGCTGGTTCATGGAGCCTGTTATTGCGATGGACTGGTTTATCGGAATGCCGGATATGCTGCTTAGGAGAGCATAGACCTCAGCGCACGTGGCGCTGTCTCCTTCTATGCCGCCGTAAAGCTGCTCGAAAGTAAGTGAGGCGGTCAGGCTGAGAGGGCGTTTGGTTGCGTATTTCCCGCCGAGATAAGCGGTCAGTATGAGGATCGCCTTTTCGTGTATCTTCCCGCTCATCTTTGTCTCACGCTCTATGTTTACGATGCCTGCTTTTCCCGCGTATGTCTTGGCCGTTATTCTCGAAGGCATGCCGAAGCTGTAATCGCCGAGGTCTAAGACCGCAAGCCCGTTGATCTGGCCGACGACCGAACCTTCCATATCGACAAGGATAGTGCCGTCCTTGATCGCCTCAAGTATCTTTCTCTGAACCTTGTCCGACCTGTAGATCCTCTCGTCAAGCGCCTTCTCAACATCTTCATATGTCACATGGCCGTTATTTCTCTTTTTGGCCCAGTAGGCTGCTTCTCTCAATATATCCGCTATCTCCGAGAATTTGGCAGAGAGCTTGTTCTTGTGTTCGGCAAGCCGTGAGCCGTGTTCAATGACCTTTGCGATAGCGCTCTGGTCAAAAGGATGCAGGTCTCTCTCCAGGCATTTTGTCTTTATGAAACTTGCGTACTTGAGGATGTTCTCTTTATTCCTCTCCATGCGGTTTTCATAATCTGCCTTTATCTTGAAGAGCTCCCGGTATTCTTCATCAAGGTTATAAAGCAGATAGTATATCCTGGGATTGCCCACCAGAATTACCTTGACGTCAAAGGGAACAGCCTGCGGCTTAAGCGTGACGGTCGAAACCTGGCGGTATTGTTCCCAGATGTCTTCAATTTTTATCTCTCTGTCCTTTATGGTCCTCTTCAGCGCGTCATAGGAAAAAATATTTTTCAGCAGGTCAAGGGCGTCAGTGACGAGATAGCCGCCGTTTGCCTTATGGAGCGCGCCCGGTTTGATCATTGTAAAATCAGTTACGGCAACGCCGTATTGAAGTTTATGCTCCACCCGTCCGAATAAATTCAGATATGTGGGATTTGTCTCTATGACTATCGGGGCGCCTTTGAGTTCGAGGTTATTGACAAGGACGTTGACCTGATATTTCATGAATGACGGCTCTGTCTTCGGCGGCTTCATGAAGCTGAATGCCTGCGGCTGCTCCTCCTGCGTTTTAAAATCCTCGTGATGTTCAAGTATGTCTTCCTGCACATCCTCAAGATAGCTTAATATCTTGCCATTCTCTTTGTAGGCTTCCTTCAGTTCGTCTATGCGATGGCCTACAGAGGAGAATACGGCCTGGCGTTCCAGGGCGGCTATCTTCTTCTTTACCTCGTTCTCTTCCGCCCTCACGAGCCTTATAACATCATCAAGCTTGTCCTGAAGTTCTTTTCCGATCTTGGCTATCTTCTTCTTTGCTTCTGCCTCGAGTTTCTCATACTCATCCTCTGTCAGGGCTTCTCCAGTCTTCTTGGTGGGCAGCAGGGCAAGGCCGCTTACGTTCTTCTGCAGGCTGAAGTCTTTCTTCTCAGCTTCCTTTTCCAACTCCGAGAAGAGTTCCTTCTGTTTTTCCTGAAATTCATGCAGGATGTTTGTCCTTTGCTTCTCATACTCTTTGGATTCGAATATCTTTGGTATCTCCTGCTGGAGGTCATTGATAAGTTCATCCATCCTCTTTTTGAAGGCGATGCCGGTCCCTGCCGGCAGATTCAGGATATTCGGAACATCGGGATTCTTGAAGTTGTATACGTAGCACCAGTCATCAGGAGTGGGCTCATCTTTTGCTTTTTCTTCCAGTATCTTCCTGATGGTGGTCATCTTTCCCGTGCCGCTCTCGCCGAGTATGTATATGTTGAATCCATGGCTGTTTATATCAAGGCCGAACTCCAGGGCGCTGAGGGCCCTCTCCTGGCCTATAGTCCCTTCCAGGGGCTTTACATCATCGGTTGTTTTGAAGGGCAGATCGGAAAGGTCGCAGCAGTTGCAGAGTTCTTCTCTTGTGACTTTTTTCAGCATAGATATCCTCCGGTTTAGATGCTGCTTATATATACAGCTTAAAAGATACAGCATTTTGATACAAGAGTTCAAGAAAAATAAGCAACTTTCGGACAGGCAGATTATGGACTAACTTCTCGGA
Coding sequences within:
- a CDS encoding DUF3108 domain-containing protein translates to MKITAGRFSMICLIFISCLFFYSPPSEAGQRLPENFVYHIYWSGIKAGKATMDFANTEEGVRITSHETSTSFVSLFYKVDDIAQSTLYSDGFPKSYTISIREGRHRREKATAFEVPVEDGKQKVVYRNILDKETVEFELEGKAYDALSALYELRKRPLKVGVPEYLDIFEDKKTWKTEVQVIKKEKIRVPAGEFDTILIKPMFRSEGLFLKKGDVYIWLSDDEKRIPVMIEIQTKAGNFKVKLSEGAY
- a CDS encoding AAA family ATPase, with protein sequence MLKKVTREELCNCCDLSDLPFKTTDDVKPLEGTIGQERALSALEFGLDINSHGFNIYILGESGTGKMTTIRKILEEKAKDEPTPDDWCYVYNFKNPDVPNILNLPAGTGIAFKKRMDELINDLQQEIPKIFESKEYEKQRTNILHEFQEKQKELFSELEKEAEKKDFSLQKNVSGLALLPTKKTGEALTEDEYEKLEAEAKKKIAKIGKELQDKLDDVIRLVRAEENEVKKKIAALERQAVFSSVGHRIDELKEAYKENGKILSYLEDVQEDILEHHEDFKTQEEQPQAFSFMKPPKTEPSFMKYQVNVLVNNLELKGAPIVIETNPTYLNLFGRVEHKLQYGVAVTDFTMIKPGALHKANGGYLVTDALDLLKNIFSYDALKRTIKDREIKIEDIWEQYRQVSTVTLKPQAVPFDVKVILVGNPRIYYLLYNLDEEYRELFKIKADYENRMERNKENILKYASFIKTKCLERDLHPFDQSAIAKVIEHGSRLAEHKNKLSAKFSEIADILREAAYWAKKRNNGHVTYEDVEKALDERIYRSDKVQRKILEAIKDGTILVDMEGSVVGQINGLAVLDLGDYSFGMPSRITAKTYAGKAGIVNIERETKMSGKIHEKAILILTAYLGGKYATKRPLSLTASLTFEQLYGGIEGDSATCAEVYALLSSISGIPINQSIAITGSMNQHGEVQPIGGVNEKIEGFFEFCKVSGLTGKQGVIIPRRNLINLMVRNEVFQAVMDGKFNIYSIDNIEDGIEILMGMPAGEIMPDGKYPKGTVNFLVAEKLLELSKASKDKPEKKAPKKSSKKTADTK
- a CDS encoding lysophospholipid acyltransferase family protein — its product is MRPERSAVEKPNAFKHLIWLLETFLILAPLFLLGMLPRRISTRLGEFLGSGLFLIFKDKRRIALKNIEIAVSGGLNITEPPQQIVKQHFINLGRSIAEVSMLMLGRRAILKDIVFEGIEVYEEAMAKGRGVILITGHCGNWELTSFAKAWKSLPSAAVARPLNNPYLNRCIEHLRTRHGNKVINKKGALKEILAILKKGGSVGLLMDQSVVENEAVVVEFFGEKVHAMKTPALLAMKTGAAVMPIFINYLGNGRHRIKCYREIPLRITENKEDDVIFNTQIFTKIIEAYIKENPSEWLWIHRRFKLSHGRRY
- a CDS encoding DUF86 domain-containing protein yields the protein MRKDDSVRLLHMLEAAQEAISFIKDQTKESLNTNRQMILAVVKDIEIIGEAAVNVTVERRGELPQIPWNKIIGMRNRLIHAYFEINLDILWKTINEDIPPLISELEKIAPKNNKA
- a CDS encoding nucleotidyltransferase family protein, with product MGKAHIDLPKEKIAEFCKKNHISKLSLFGSILHGDFGPDSDIDFLVEFDPDHIPGFITLAGIEIELSEILGRKVDLRTPQELSRYFRQEVVDSAKVQYAKR
- the waaF gene encoding lipopolysaccharide heptosyltransferase II is translated as MTNKPTENIKRILIRGVNWIGDAVLTIPAISAVRHEFPDAHISLLVKPWVADIFKENRDIDEIILYEKEYDSLAGKFRLAKELRQKGFDKVILLQNAFDAALITWLAGIPERIGYARDARGFLLTKSIPVEKESLKKHQINYYLGLLNQAGIDARFTHPYIYLTDKEREWARSLINSSPLQIQNSPIIGINPGAAYGSAKRWMPESFAEVIKRIVDELNGRVIIFGGPSETEIANEIAGLCPGHSKDIMIMAGKTDIRQLASLISECDAFITNDSGPMHMASALLVPTVAIFGSTDSTATGPFGEGHKIITSNLPCAPCLERECPEGHLKCMTGITGDEVFSALIEILPKERAVFLDKDGTLIEDKNYLNSFDDLVILPNIREGIKRLKDAGFKLIGITNQSGIARGIVDENFLMESNAFLQKELGIDDFFYCPHHPDEKCDCRKPEPLMLLNARQKHNINLKKSYMIGDKELDVLLGKKTGVTGILLAKEAPEITIASYVAADINQAADWILEEEKRKL
- a CDS encoding glycosyltransferase family 2 protein, producing the protein MLSVAIITYNEEENIRDALESVEWADEIVVVDSFSTDRTQEICREYTDKVYSVKWAGFSAQKNTAVSLTTHPWILVLDADERVSEDLKSEIVRTMTGTAPADGYYIARKNFFSNKWIRHGGWWPDYTLRLFKREKGAFEDREVHEAIKVSGKTARLENPIIHYTYSGVDDFMKRMEKYSGLAAKELYKQRRKASLFDLVFRPPATFIRMYFLRLGMLDGLYGIILACLYSVYTFKKYSKFRKIIKEAEGKI
- the waaF gene encoding lipopolysaccharide heptosyltransferase II; the protein is MKILIIKPSSLGDIIHALPFLKAVKDTYPESQVDWVVSKNLKGLLEGNPLINELIVFDKDSMKALKNLPKTIIEIRKFKRILNTKYYEIIADLQGLLRSGLITHFTPGALKIGFADGREGSSLFYGKKVSAQNAVHAVDKNLLIAKAIGASVKKIDFPLYVNSSARDKITELLKDSSEYVLIAPSARWMSKRWPPEYFASLISKINMPVVITGSLSDMAIVQEIKDESPGKIIDLCGKTDLKELIALIDGARAVVSNDSGPMHIAAALNKPVIAFFGPTDYEKTGPYGWQNNKDLNVLRASAKCSPCFKRRCKDLVCMKGITVETAYNALRRYL